Part of the Procambarus clarkii isolate CNS0578487 chromosome 20, FALCON_Pclarkii_2.0, whole genome shotgun sequence genome, CAAAGCCTTGGGCAGCCACACGCAGTTGAATAAGGTAGAGAGAGGTCTTTATTTGCTTATTCCTAAAGCCATAGATGCCATAGCCTACTAATCCAACCAGTCCAGCCAGCCCTGAAAGAAATGCAAAATATGGATTATACATACCTTTATTAATGGATGGCACACTCGCAATCAGTGCAATTTACTTTTTTTCTTACAGATTGCAAGAGGCAATGGCAACATTTCAATTTATTTaagagtaattatcaaaaagaaggcaccaaaccgggaaggctatgtagcaccatcaaatgtgcgggataatcagagggcactaaatatcaccaaggatgccaatacgagaacagaaacgcataaggcgaacgatagcaaaagaatccgagtcaccaagaatattatcgagagacaagcgaccgcgggagACGGTCGGAACACAAGACAcgcgctcgtcccggaagtcaggacagtcaacaaggatatgcatgacggtaagagggacaatgcaattaggataaggagcagggcagcactaTCAAGTGACCACGAGTTAAGCGAGTAAACCCAATACGCAacttcgccagagccgtttcccatcgccagttacggtggtaggaggacggccacgaggacaacttaagagaacgtagtttgttaccagtaacaagacCAACatgcctgccaacgggcaagaatggaggaatggataaccgggtaaaagttggaacaaggaatacctttacgagagatgggacaagagcggacagcttccctggcggcagcatccgcacgctcatttaaagacaccaatatggctgggagcccaacaaaactcaaccaacttaaatttactgtgaacaagaaacagccaatgctggatctcgacaactactggatgaactggattaaaggacccgagagccatgagggcactacgagtcaacaaccacaaaggaagattgacaacgagagagcaggagacgaagagcagagagaatagcataaagctccgctgtgaagatgctagtctcctgaggtaagcgacacacaagtgtgatcaggaaaaacaacagtagccaacaccgtccgcagacttggactcatcggtgaagacggaaacggagtgggagtgagaagaagagTACTCAAggtaaaggcgttttagaaccgaaggaggggtaaaagctttagggatgggggtcaaggatgtacaaaactgcagaagggagtctctccatgggggcaaagaaggaacacgaggagaaatacgaGTGGAAAGAATCCTCTAAGCAAGACAACCAGACAAAGAGGGAGGTGtttaagaggaacaggaaccacaggaggggtaaaagttaaagaatggcagaggcaagaggaaggatgttgcaaggaccttgcaagatagcgaagacagtcctggagagagagacgggagtcgaacgaaaggcaccagaactgaggcgcaacccagtatggtgcaaagcatcaagatggcgaagagtagaaggagaagcagacgaataagcagggcaaccataatcgagcttagacaggacaagagaggaatgcaaagcaaggagtgcgcgcctatccgctccccaagaagtatgggacaatactctgaggggggtaagggccttagagcactcaacacggaggtaagagatatggggagaccaagacaaacgagtgtcaaggaataaccccaaaagcttcggaatctttgtactcaaggggatgaccataaagcgacaaagagggacgaagaacaacccgtttccgagtaaaagacatggcacaagtcttagaagtagagaactttatgccatgatcggtggcccaagacgacacggcatcaatcccaAGTTGAAGCCGtcgctgaaggagaggcaaatcaccaccctgacagcaaagggcaagatcatcgacagagcggagaagacacctgaaagaggaaagaagaccattgagggcaaccagaaaaagagtagtgctcagaacgctaccctggggcacaccttcgtattgccgaaaagaggcagaaagcgcggtaccaaggcgcacccgaaaggaacgacgagagaggaagctgtggagaaagagggagatgaccacgaaggccaaaagaatgaagctgggatagaatatgatatcgccaagtggtgtcgtaagccttttccaggtcaaaaagaacggcaacaacggaggtcctcgcagcaaaagcagtacgaatatagacctccaaccaTCGGAGccagccgccgtagaaccgcagagggccagggcagaacgaagttcagagagagaagggatcgttataggaaagtcgaagactagtgcagaaatctaaaggacgagactcaaggacaggtttacgaagaaggaaagattggggaagatgaagaccagagctaacagaagaaaagtgagaacccagttcggtagcgacctgcaacggtcgCTACCGTTGCAggtcgccacaagagtaccacagaggtgaaggacccgggaaacatctggaacaaacttgcccgcaatcttgcggatacgcttccagatctctggcaggggagtttcggaagtaattgtggagacaagtccaacattcacgtttagccgtacggatggccctacgggccaccgcactcgctttccgaaagaaaagaaaagaattggtCGTCTGCCAACGgctgtgcctcttccaggctgcacgcttacaccggatagcccgagcacagtccgcattccaccagggaacgcacttccgtggaccccgagaggcagagcgaggaatagagcggagggcagcgtcgaagacagtgtcatgaaaaaggaggagagcgcgagggagaggcagaagggagaggtcagagagagtagcactgagggtaaatatgttccagtccgctttagcaaactgccacctaggaagagagtgaagggcgaaacgagaaaaaggaaacaaggatagggaaatgatcactgccatggaggtcatcaagaacctgccacgtgaaatctaagtaaagagaagagcagagagaaagatcaagacaggaaagggtgcgagtccgagaatccaaatgagtgggctcaccagaattaagaagagaCAGGGCAGAAGAGAGGAGaaatggctcaagaaggcgaccctgggtattcgtcagaacatcaccccaaagagaatgacgacaattgaagttgtCCAGCagtagcacaggctccggcaaggagtcaaaGAGGTGTTTCaagtcaggaagagaaagcgggacactcgggggggggggggggggtggggactggagataaatggaacaaactgtaccatttccccacaaagatacgagcaggagaacaatggagaggcaaaggaaaaagtaaacaaagggaacatcggcgCATatcaagagcagaagaattaggagccccagcaacggctggggggagaaaaagagagaaaggaatagccacgaaaacgaccaggacgagcaccaagcatcggctcttggagacagacacaaaggggcgaaaactgcgaaatcagaagttagagttcgaggaaattggcgtaataacctcgaacgttccattgaagaagacatcgacgagaagggaaaggacaacagagaacaagaaacaaaggcgaaagagcaacacagcacgttacagaatatcagggtcaggatcagggtcagcaaagtcagggttagggggcatgggtaaactgagcaaagacggagggaaggaagcgggagaacagaccagaggtgggtgggcggggtccggaggaggaggaagaggagacaacggagaggagcagtcaaggacagcagcaggaagagtagaaagaggggagcgcacctcagcaagagcagcaaccgaaagggaagcaggggccaaagaaacctccataccaggaacagggggcgcaatcactgaaatgggaggggaaggagcaacagagccagaagtaggggctgaggaagaaagcaaagccttcttacctgccggggaggaggaaggagaggagccaggcttatgcttctgacttaagagaccggtgtcccagcaactacgtaccgggcaacggattccaatgTCTCaagaggagaagctgaacgagagcacacacgacggccgttaggagagcgatggacatccgcctgcaccgacaggcagcggggagagccaatagatggaggaagaggatgggaagtagGATCGGAGGgacacgaggaagaagacacaggagacacgacagaccgggtagaaagaaggggaaccccagacagaggaccaggagggggacccttcgggacagaacgcaaaggaacagtagggggcagtgggcgtatcagggtccaaggcccggaaacggttgcgagtctgaggaaggagggaaggacgaggagaggaagagcgcatcaCGTGAGCATTAGAGACGTTataataaggcgggagccggcgaacctggtgcctcgcctcaggaaaagaaacgctcccggtgcttcaagttgaggacggccgcctcaagcttgtaatggatacaggcacgggagaaggtaggatgggcctcgccacagttgaggcagcgagcttggggagaagtgcactccaacttagagtgaccttcacccccacacaaaggacagagacagtcccagagcagcagagggcaccatgcccaaacttccagcacttgttacaaagccgaggagatggaatatactcctggacagagcacctagcaccagcaagaatgacaggatggaagggtcctaccatcaaaggtgatcttcacaacacgaagggggacgagtaaatgagtctacctggaggacagaatggccttgggcatcaaggatatgccgaatatcatcgtggcaatcctgcagattccgaacaccggttgcaacatggggcgggaggagaatagtgccaacactggcattcatctgaacgttcttggagacccgaacagggatctcgccaaggcaagacaatgctgccaagcgggaagctgcatcttgagaaggagcagcaacgacacttgTACCgatacgagtggggttgaaggtaacaagacgcatccacggaatcaacaagatgccgatggaaggagaaatcgtcaggaggcgtagaatcaagaggtaggagatcaaagtatttggcccatgaagcgggaccaatcgaggcctgatacgcgtcagtataggaaggaatcgagcgagtgcggccggggcgtgaacggcgttgagaacccccagagaggggtcaaatggcgcagtagtcacaacgagagacttagccgcaccagggaacgaagtggtcaccactgggggctggaggctcgacccaaccacagaggagggaggggagctgggggaagaagtcaggacggtcaaaggaggagcaaggtcggggcccaacgcagcgggagctacagagcctggtcttccaatacaggccgattcgggggcttggtcgcccaccccacgaaccCGAGAGGGTACAACAAACATTTATCGACAGAGACGAAGagaaaaattcatccacgaatgtgcccccacacatggagccacaattagaggcaagacacccaacaggaagctatcgccgatcatgccggggccccctaggggtgcgtcgcgagtatacgccccacaaacgccaccttaagaaccgtcagtccgtcgagatcgggttcagcgacgaaagggggattgacaataaaaggttcccctcgcttgagacgtcgggtgcaagagtatgcctcctcaagcacccgggcgtcaaaatagaagaagtccaaagaaagaaccaaaacaagcaaaaggtcggcaggaaacgacaagcagatagaagaggggagaaaaacgaaacagaaggaaaaggtgctcagcacaattggagaggacggcagcaggagcacaaggctagaaaaggacagaggactgtcccaaggagcatcacactccggcagccgcccactaagcccccccctcacggcatcaacgagccgagcggggaggggggggggggggtaattctgaaaagtgtatactccaactttgtcacctcaattctcgttctaagagattaaatttggtatctttgtgttcgcaatagaattctctactgcactaaatgcatataaattccaaaagcccggctaattacccgcagcaaacagagtgcGAACAAGTTACCCAGGAGTGCAcaaaagcgataaaatgtgttcactctggtcacctcaattttcatcctaggtctttcattttggtatcaatgggttcgcaatagaattcgctagaggaatattagcatataaaaagaaaaaaacctggtcacgctccaaccgccgacgagttgaagacaggCCACACGTTAGCCGCAAGTGAGcacccagacgccttccagctacactccaaaTTCCTGctcacaaatgtttagtattatTACTTGTTGCTaatctcaattttcgtgttacagcgCTCATTTAGGTATGAAATTGTTCCTAATAGAATGCTTTAGATGGATATGTGCATATAAGGGCCAATTGAACAATATTGCCAGTATAATACGCGAaagtatgaaaaaaaaaaattacacaatACAATTTTTTGTACTCGTCACCTCAGTTGTGTGTGTTGAACATGACATAGGCGTGTAGGGAAGACatgggcgcgcattttaaaactagtcccaaaaaAAATCTGataattgccaaaaatcaggtttttattttAGTGGACAGAAGGTTACCGACAGTAAACTGACGATGCAGCATTGCATCATGCCCGGACGAAAGTGTTAAAGggcccagagccatgagggcactacgaaagTCTTACTACAATCACAAAAGattgacaacaagaaagcaggagacggagagCAGAGAATAgcaaagttccgctgtgaagatgctagtctctgaagGGAGGAGACAAGTGCAGATGTTCATTTAGAAATCATTCTTTTggaaaatgaacaaacccacaagggcagtgaagagggttcgaacctgcatccgagaggatcccagacgtgcGTTAATTTACTAggccatgacatggtcaaaagaattggaaCCGGGAGTTCCACTAGCCTCtcagatcctgcagtctctccaagACGAACCACGAATAATAAATTACAAAccatgtgtaatgaagtaagggcgaagaggtagaacagagcCCAAGTGcatggggaattgtgtaaaaccctgatttgtctctcagactgcaggatccgtgtgaggccaGTGGAactcctggttgcaattcttttgacgatGTCATGGCCTAGTCGATTAAGGTGCGTCTGGGATCCTTTCGgatgtaggttcaaaccctcatcatgacccttgtggatttgttcatttgatgtatcacactattgtgatttgtgtaattCTTTTGGAAAACTATTCTTATTCATAATTTAGTTTTAGTGACAGCATTCTGATGCTATTAGTGTTCGTAGTAACAGTGATGTGTGTAATATATTTCTGGCATTTTGCTGCATCAGGTAAAAGTGTTATAAAGTTTATaaattttttaaatataaatctcTTAAATTGTCTACATTATAAAAATGTAGACAACTATGTGTgccgtgtgtatatagtgtaacggcAAAAACAAAATTCATTGACATTGGAATAATTTTTTAAACTTGTAATCATGGCAACTGCTAGTGCAAGTATGCCGAGCAACTACTTGCTTGGCACCCATAAATTGGTAAGCTTTCATCTAATCTGGGATGAATTTTAACAATATTAGGAACAAAAAATATTTGAGGCTAATAATTTTTGTTCCCACACACCACAGAATTGTCATTTAACTAATGAACAGTGCATGGGTTAAGGCACTGTAGTGTGGGGATTAATGAAACAATTTCAAAGCCGAGGCATGAGAAATGCGCTCCATATACAGTAGTAAAAATCCCTTTAGAGGTCTTATTGGTAGTTGTCTTTTAGATGATTGGTTAAAATAAAAATTTAGCTCTGAAATTAGCCCAAAGAGCATGGGGAAATTAGTGTATGAAAGGCAACAATATGGCTCCAATAATGTTTGGAAGGATTTTCACAGGTGGAAGCAACATTAGAAGAAACCGCTGAAGTAGTATTTTTCTTATTAGAGGGGAGCGAGTGAAAAAATAAATCCCAGTTTAACAATGCATTAACACAAAGATAGTGGAAGAGAACTTCATGAACATAGCCACACAAAAAGGCATGTCATTATAAACTCTACATAAGCTTTCAAATAAAGGGGGGGTAATACAAATGCACTAAATTCCTGGAATTCATCGTTTTATAGAAGTGTAAAATACCATTCGCAGAAAACATTCTACAGACCCAAAATCTGTGgacatcgcccccccccccccacttcacaACGGGAAAGTGAAACACTAGAAGAAACAGACCAATAACTGACATCTCTCACCATTAAAGACTACAttatagatttaattattttttagaGATCGGACAAAAGGGATCTGGCCAAAAGATTTTATTCGTTTTTAAGAGTGATCCACTGTAGAGGCCCAGATCTGAAGGTGAAGTGTAGTTGAACAATgtcaaatatttaaaataaaaaaaaaaaaaatgtttatttaggtaaggtacatacatacaataaatttttacaaagattggttgacttataggtagagctagtacatacaatgcctaaagccactattacgcaaagcgtttcgggcatgacaatATTCCCAATATATGACAATATTTATATCAAGACTGGTTAGCTTGCTGCTCTATAGCAAAATAGTACCATATCTCCAAGGCAATAAATAACAATGCAAGGCAAATAATGTAAACAAATACACACAATGAACAGCTGAACAGGTAaaatgaacatgaacatcaaaatTATAGTGTAATTATTAACATTCCTCTTATGATTTTCCAACAGTTTATATCAATAGTGAAATTAGATAGAAATAAATGGTTAAGATACCTCCAATTGAGTGTGTAGTGGTTTACTTGTGTTGTCTAAAAATACTGAAGTTGACAACCTTCAAGCATCACTTGTATCAAGTTATTCAGACATTATAATAGTGGATAATTACCAGCTACCATGAACGGAGCATCACGAGCTTTCCTGGCCAGACGTTCACTGTGAGACTCGCCATAGTGTGACATGTCACTTGCTCCTGCAGGAGGGcaaaaagttagtaaacagtaATTATAAATAACATTTCTACTGAAAGAATGTCAAAACATGCTTTAAAATTATCGTGCAATTAAAACATGCATAATTACTTCGAAAAATGAATCTCAAAAACAATTACAAATGTGAACTACAGAGTATTTTCCTCCTAACAAGAAACTTAAGAATTgcaacataaaatataacaacttTAATCATTCATCTATCTTATGTGAGCAGCCaccaaataaaaagaaaaaaattcatCCGCTTCCAACAAGGACAAATGAAGTAGATTTCTGGCAGAAAAATTTGATGCCTTTCACTTCCTGAATCGACAAATTCTCATTGATTTAGCTCATCTTTTGCTCGTGTCTTTTTGAAAGTGTTGCACAAATATTTCTGCAAACGTTAAATTGCAAATACCCTGTACAGTACCGAAGTACATGTACAATATATATTTAACCCCTGGGCTGCGTGCACCAATTTCAATGACAACTGTGTGTGCAAGAAGAAAATTGAAAACTTTACTTTCAAGTTAAAATGCATTTCCTGATCACAGAACAATTAAAAGAAATGTGCAATTTACTTTGGGCAAAGTGGAGGGAGGAACCCTTGACATCACAACTCTTGAGCATTTGAGCATTCATGAAGCTTTTGTCCTGTGGAGGGTGTCCAGCCAGGCACGGGAGTTACCAGtttttacacatttcaatgtATTTATTTGTTATTTCACTTTTCAATATTATTCAATTATATGTCATTTGAGAAACTTGTGGAACATCTGAATGCTCAAATATATTAGTGTCACTAAAAGGCACAGCATTTTACATTTAACAAAAATACACTTTGCTATTATTACTTTGAATACACATGTTGCATACAATGTTTTGTTTAACCTATCAACTGTGTGACAACTGTCACACAGTAGATGGGTTAAGGAAAAAATCTGAAAATTATGCATTCTTCATTGTGATTATGCATATAATAAAGATCATTGGCAAACAATTTGGTGTCAATATTATGTATATACAATTATTTTTAAActgaaaaatgcaaaattatttAAGAACTCCCTAAAGtcttgtgagggaggaaggagatgGTTAATAgaaaaacacctttggaaaggaaagaacAAAAGAAACAAGAAAAAGCTGATCGATGCATGTATTAGCTACAAGTACTGTACTCAATGTTCTGGCCCAACATACCGAGAATAGATACATTACGGTTATTTGGCCCGTGGAAACCTAACTTCGAGACACTGACAGTGAACATTGCCCCAGCCTTAAATAGGCCAACTTTAACAAAATATACAAGCTTATTtttagttcaatcttttcttctagCCCTTTTATATAACAGCCAGCCAGAATAAATTTTATGTTGCACTTCCAAGTAGTCTTAAGTATCCTTTGTTAAATGCTACTAGAAATGTTCACAATTCAATGCCAACTTTAGATACAGTATATAATAGTCAAAGTGTCTACAATATTATGAAATAAAATATACTTGTCCCACATGGCACTAGGTTGATTACTGTCTGATGCGAGGCACTCCTTAAGTTCCTCGTGTAATAGGCCAACAGTTAGGTTAAGCCCTATTTTCAATACATTTCTCACCTCTGTTCTCTCCAGCCATCAGCTGCATTGAAAGAAAAAATTAAATGTTACACAAAGGGTAACAGTACATGATGGCGTGTTATCTAAACTACGGGCAAAAGAAAAGTCATACTATAAAagaatgtactgtacagtacaaacaaAATTTGATGAAAAATCGTGCATACAGCAGTTCCCAGATTTGCTTAGAGAACATGTTCCTGTAAAAGACTGAACACATCAAATCTGAAAGAAAATGGGGTTAGTATCTGGTGTCTAGGAAACTAGTGCCTGCTCTGatttatgaaaaaataaaaaacctACTACAATGCCATAGTGCTTGAATGAGGGTAAGGGGAAGACCTAATACAGCACAAACActttacaacaccttgagaaaggatgtaggtaACGTACAAAAATTTAGTCAATACACTTGCACATATATTGGACCTTTCCTTGATCTCACTggttcttcactggttcaatctttcattttcttccatatcgttcactccactgTTATTTTTACTGTGTAcattcattctcaagtcgattgttttgACAAGTCCGATCAACTTTAGaatgctccaggacggaccgaaacgtcgtcgtccctttacctagtgtgtggtctggtcaacagttaaATTGCATCTCAAATTACATAGGCAGAGTACACCCCTTGATAATCCAGCCCTTGTACATCAGGTAAGAGGAAGAGACTTTACTATAAATAAGAGACTAGCAGCCAGCTATGGCGTATGGAATCGGTACTGTACTACAATTTAATCTTTTACAAGAGTTTACCCAAGAGCCACGAacactagtggccttgatgaagacaggaagccggcagcttgtcgaaggtccccccaacCATGCCAAAGCATAGGAAATACTGTAGATCAGTGGCagtaaaagagcagtagtagcgaGAGAAATTTCATCGAGAAATTTAATATA contains:
- the LOC123755286 gene encoding HIG1 domain family member 1A, mitochondrial, with the protein product MAGENRGASDMSHYGESHSERLARKARDAPFMVAGLAGLVGLVGYGIYGFRNKQIKTSLYLIQLRVAAQGFVVVCLTAGVGYNLYNRFVAPKFSSGSIEDKKE